The following proteins are co-located in the Myroides profundi genome:
- the xpt gene encoding xanthine phosphoribosyltransferase — translation MELLRERILQDGRCFEGGILKVDSFINHQMDPVLMKSIGVEFVRRFAGTNVNKIMTIEASGIAPAIMTGYLLNLPVVFAKKKKPSTMENMLHTQIHSFTKDRTYDVVISNDFLQPTDNVLFVDDFLAYGNAALGVLDLIKQSGANLVGMGFIIEKAFQDGRKLIEEQGVRVESLAIIEDLSNCTITIR, via the coding sequence ATGGAATTATTAAGAGAGAGAATTTTGCAAGATGGAAGATGTTTTGAAGGAGGAATTTTAAAAGTAGACAGTTTTATCAACCATCAGATGGATCCTGTACTAATGAAATCTATTGGAGTAGAATTCGTAAGAAGATTTGCAGGAACTAATGTGAATAAAATTATGACTATTGAGGCTAGTGGGATTGCTCCAGCTATTATGACAGGATATTTATTAAATCTTCCTGTGGTATTCGCTAAGAAGAAAAAACCTAGCACAATGGAGAATATGTTACATACACAGATACACTCTTTTACTAAGGATAGAACGTATGATGTAGTTATAAGTAATGATTTTCTTCAGCCTACAGACAATGTTTTATTTGTAGATGACTTTTTAGCGTATGGTAATGCCGCTTTAGGAGTACTAGATTTAATAAAACAGTCTGGTGCTAATTTAGTAGGAATGGGATTCATTATAGAAAAAGCATTTCAAGATGGACGTAAGTTAATAGAAGAGCAAGGAGTAAGAGTAGAATCTTTAGCAATAATAGAAGATCTGTCTAACTGCACGATTACGATTAGATAA
- a CDS encoding MATE family efflux transporter, whose translation MDKQKQLILKGNLPNVMWQMSWPAIIAMVLFGLNNFLDGVFVGHLINDTALAAVGIAFPLAQIGQAIGSLIGTGAGAAISIWIGADDQSNLARCLGSVNFLSILFSVAFMLPAYIFADELIYLMGGRGEIAILASQYYKVILLGTFFWVHGLALNMMIRAEGKMKTAALMIAIGLIIDIVLKPIFISTLGGGVVGAAWATNVSMIIYTILGVGYYHFSKSSFKTNVWSFFNDKQITRLIIKLGMPAMIMMVMVVIQNIVIFNALSKYGTDSDITFFTAVNRFYLLLCTPMFGLMRALQPVAGMNYGVQNYVRTKRSYVLFTWTGVGLLLPFWCLVMFFPQDVLSLMIPNQLFSIDQLMNFRVYMSVLLVLPAIFMGMVWFPSVENARPASLVALFRQLVLYVPIMLVVPRIFGINGIYWASALIDWAIFIVVIFVLRRSFKRMV comes from the coding sequence ATGGATAAACAGAAACAATTGATTTTAAAAGGCAATTTGCCTAATGTGATGTGGCAGATGTCTTGGCCAGCTATTATAGCGATGGTCTTATTTGGGTTAAATAACTTTTTAGACGGTGTCTTTGTTGGGCACCTGATTAATGATACAGCATTGGCAGCTGTTGGGATAGCTTTTCCTTTAGCACAGATTGGACAAGCTATCGGTAGCCTTATAGGCACGGGTGCAGGTGCCGCTATTAGTATTTGGATAGGAGCAGATGATCAGAGTAATCTGGCTAGATGTTTAGGTTCAGTTAATTTTCTTAGTATTTTATTCTCCGTGGCTTTTATGCTTCCTGCCTATATTTTTGCTGATGAACTAATCTATTTAATGGGAGGCAGAGGAGAGATAGCTATTTTAGCTTCTCAGTATTATAAGGTTATTCTATTAGGTACTTTCTTTTGGGTACATGGTTTAGCATTGAATATGATGATTCGCGCAGAAGGAAAGATGAAGACTGCGGCTCTAATGATAGCGATAGGGTTAATAATCGATATAGTACTTAAGCCTATTTTTATTTCTACATTAGGAGGTGGGGTAGTAGGTGCTGCTTGGGCTACTAATGTATCGATGATTATTTATACTATTCTAGGTGTAGGGTATTATCATTTTTCTAAATCATCTTTTAAGACTAATGTTTGGTCATTTTTTAATGATAAGCAGATTACTAGACTTATTATTAAGCTAGGAATGCCTGCCATGATTATGATGGTTATGGTTGTCATTCAGAATATAGTCATTTTTAATGCCTTGTCTAAGTATGGTACAGATAGTGACATTACCTTCTTTACTGCTGTTAATCGTTTTTATTTATTATTGTGTACACCTATGTTCGGATTGATGCGTGCACTTCAGCCAGTAGCAGGGATGAATTATGGTGTCCAGAATTATGTTCGTACTAAGCGATCGTATGTGTTATTTACTTGGACTGGAGTAGGACTATTATTACCCTTCTGGTGTTTAGTAATGTTTTTCCCTCAGGATGTCTTATCCTTAATGATACCAAACCAACTATTTTCAATAGATCAATTGATGAATTTTCGTGTCTATATGAGTGTTTTGTTAGTGTTGCCAGCTATATTCATGGGGATGGTTTGGTTTCCATCTGTAGAGAATGCGAGGCCAGCTAGTTTGGTTGCGCTTTTTAGACAGCTAGTGTTGTATGTTCCTATTATGTTAGTTGTGCCCCGTATTTTTGGGATTAATGGTATTTATTGGGCAAGTGCTTTGATTGATTGGGCTATTTTTATTGTAGTGATTTTTGTGTTAAGACGTAGTTTTAAGAGGATGGTATAA
- a CDS encoding helix-turn-helix transcriptional regulator: protein MEMIIKDINTKEILLEKRYQTLYSETANLDKCKTIRIQNDIVENKVTEYYNQNSILIFGMMNIKKDISIEMYTDEPFYEMHFCLNGRSAFNSTYNNVKFNKNQHNLYLQKELQGTFKQNENSNEYLEVLFPQEHVDSLVNQYEGLIPSINKTNNQLFQNNAVVNTEIKTVLTEIYNTNRTGVMKQLYLDVKSKELLLLQFEQYIRLKSNKGLTKISLSDKQKLAEAKEHIEQNYQDPLSLSELALEVGLNDYKLKKGFKEVYNTTVFGYVYQLRMEYAHKLLRNTTIPIKEIAHYCGYEHVQHFTSAFKRMYQTTPAKYREA from the coding sequence ATGGAAATGATCATTAAGGACATCAATACAAAAGAGATCTTACTAGAGAAAAGATATCAAACTTTATACTCAGAAACAGCTAATCTAGATAAATGTAAGACCATACGTATCCAAAATGATATAGTAGAAAATAAAGTAACGGAGTACTATAATCAGAATTCTATTCTAATCTTCGGGATGATGAATATAAAAAAGGATATCTCTATAGAGATGTATACAGATGAACCATTCTATGAAATGCACTTTTGTCTAAATGGTAGATCAGCTTTTAATTCGACTTACAACAATGTAAAGTTTAATAAAAATCAACACAACCTATATCTACAAAAAGAACTACAAGGTACTTTTAAACAAAATGAAAACAGCAATGAATATCTGGAAGTACTATTCCCTCAAGAGCATGTGGACTCCTTAGTTAATCAATATGAAGGTCTGATCCCTTCTATCAATAAAACAAATAACCAATTGTTTCAAAATAATGCTGTAGTAAACACAGAGATAAAAACAGTTCTTACCGAAATCTATAATACAAATAGAACTGGTGTCATGAAACAATTATACTTAGATGTAAAGAGTAAAGAATTACTCTTATTACAATTCGAGCAATATATACGCTTAAAGTCCAATAAAGGTTTGACAAAAATATCTCTATCTGATAAACAAAAACTGGCAGAAGCTAAAGAACACATAGAACAAAACTATCAAGACCCTCTGAGTTTATCAGAACTTGCACTAGAAGTGGGATTAAATGATTATAAACTAAAGAAAGGCTTCAAAGAGGTCTACAATACTACAGTATTCGGATATGTGTATCAATTAAGAATGGAATACGCTCATAAATTATTGCGCAACACAACTATACCTATCAAAGAAATAGCTCACTACTGTGGATATGAGCATGTACAACACTTCACTTCGGCCTTTAAACGTATGTATCAAACTACGCCAGCTAAATACAGAGAGGCTTAG
- a CDS encoding class I SAM-dependent methyltransferase — MEPMDNIELAKQLRCPSGDDGVRVGNRMYASNSNMIYKTIDRLNIKAGMHILELGFGNGRHLPYLFSKEKSLSYERIELSDVMLSEATEFNKELIKESKVKLSLGNDTGRMDFEDKSFDGFFSINTIYFWEEPNKYFQEIYRILRSEGQLTLSYIQKDFALKQAFATEEVFHFHKTEWLIRLLTNIGFYNIEQWQYMENTTNKLGQAVVRPFVILKATKL, encoded by the coding sequence ATGGAGCCAATGGATAATATTGAATTAGCAAAACAGCTTAGATGTCCTAGTGGAGATGATGGAGTTAGGGTTGGAAATAGGATGTATGCATCCAATAGCAATATGATTTATAAAACTATTGACCGCTTAAACATTAAAGCAGGGATGCATATTCTAGAATTAGGATTTGGTAATGGTCGCCATTTGCCATATTTGTTTTCTAAAGAAAAAAGTTTGAGTTATGAACGGATTGAGTTATCTGATGTCATGTTAAGTGAAGCAACCGAATTCAATAAAGAGCTAATAAAAGAAAGTAAAGTCAAATTGTCTTTAGGGAATGATACAGGAAGAATGGATTTTGAAGACAAATCTTTTGACGGTTTCTTTTCGATCAACACTATTTATTTTTGGGAAGAGCCAAATAAGTATTTTCAAGAGATATATCGTATTTTACGTTCAGAAGGCCAATTAACTTTATCGTATATTCAGAAGGACTTTGCTTTAAAACAAGCTTTCGCTACAGAAGAAGTCTTCCATTTTCATAAGACAGAGTGGCTTATTCGTTTATTGACTAATATCGGTTTCTATAATATAGAACAATGGCAGTATATGGAGAATACAACTAATAAGCTGGGACAAGCTGTTGTGCGTCCATTTGTTATTCTAAAAGCGACTAAGTTGTAA